One window of the Triticum dicoccoides isolate Atlit2015 ecotype Zavitan chromosome 3B, WEW_v2.0, whole genome shotgun sequence genome contains the following:
- the LOC119279216 gene encoding lysine--tRNA ligase-like: protein SSSLLFYDLHRDSAKVQIMADVGTSELETPEEFSAFHSGVKAGDVVGVSGFPGKSSRGELSIFPARFVVLSPCLHMLPRQPNRHRLVPPLPWAPGMLRNMESYALKDKETRYRRRYLDLMVNREVRSVFTVRARIVSFIRNFLDERGFLEVDTPMMNVVAGGTAARPFVTHHNDLNMKLYMRIAPELYLKQLVVGGLDRVYEIGRQFRNEGIDTTHNPEFTTCEFYMAYTDYNDLMELTEEMLGGMVKELTGGYKVQYHANGTDKPPIEIDFTPPFARIDMIKGLEDMADLNIPEEDLSTDDANEYLMEACARYDITCPLPHTTARLLDKLVGHFLEETCVKPTFIINHPEIMSPLAKSHRDEARPGLTERFELFINKHEVCNAYTELNDPVVQRQRFEEQLRNRQDGDDEAMSMDETFCTALEYGLPPTGGWGLGIDRLTMLLTDSQNIKEVLLFPAMKPQDS, encoded by the coding sequence TCCTCCAGCCTCCTCTTCTACGACCTCCACCGCGACAGCGCCAAGGTCCAGATCATGGCGGACGTCGGGACCTCGGAGCTGGAGACGCCCGAGGAGTTCTCCGCTTTCCACTCCGGCGTGAAGGCCGGCGACGTCGTTGGTGTGTCTGGGTTCCCCGGGAAGAGCAGTAGGGGCGAGCTCAGCATATTCCCTGCCCGGTTCGTTGTCCTCTCGCCCTGCCTGCACATGCTGCCGCGGCAGCCGAATAGGCATCGGCTCGTGCCGCCGCTGCCGTGGGCTCCCGGCATGCTCAGGAACATGGAGAGCTACGCCCTCAAGGACAAGGAGACACGGTACCGTCGGCGGTACCTCGATCTCATGGTGAACCGTGAGGTGAGGTCCGTCTTCACCGTGCGAGCCCGCATCGtctccttcatccgcaacttccttGATGAGCGTGGGTTCCTGGAGGTGGACACCCCGATGATGAACGTGGTGGCCGGTGGCACCGCCGCGAGGCCGTTCGTCACGCACCACAACGACCTCAACATGAAGCTGTACATGCGCATCGCGCCGGAGCTCTACCTGAAGCAGCTCGTTGTCGGCGGGCTGGACCGCGTGTACGAGATCGGGAGGCAGTTCAGGAACGAAGGCATCGACACGACGCACAACCCGGAGTTCACGACGTGCGAGTTCTACATGGCATATACGGATTACAACGACCTCATGGAGCTCACGGAGGAGATGTTGGGCGGCATGGTGAAGGAGCTCACAGGCGGCTACAAGGTACAGTACCACGCCAACGGGACCGACAAGCCGCCTATCGAGATCGATTTCACGCCTCCGTTCGCGCGAATCGACATGATAAAGGGACTGGAGGACATGGCCGATCTCAACATACCGGAGGAGGATCTGTCGACTGACGATGCCAACGAGTACCTGATGGAGGCCTGTGCCAGGTACGACATTACGTGCCCGCTTCCACACACGACGGCACGGCTGCTGGACAAGCTAGTCGGGCACTTCTTGGAGGAGACATGCGTGAAGCCGACGTTCATCATCAACCATCCGGAGATCATGAGCCCGCTGGCCAAGTCCCACAGGGACGAGGCCCGGCCTGGACTGACCGAAAGGTTTGAGCTGTTCATCAACAAGCATGAGGTGTGCAATGCCTACACGGAGCTGAACGACCCCGTCGTGCAGAGGCAGCGGTttgaggagcagctgaggaatcgtcAGGACGGTGACGATGAAGCAATGTCCATGGATGAAACGTTCTGCACTGCCCTTGAGTATGGCCTGCCGCCGACCGGAGGCTGGGGTCTGGGGATTGATCGCCTCACCATGTTGCTGACGGATTCCCAAAACATAAAGGAGGTCCTCTTGTTCCCGGCCATGAAGCCTCAAGACAGCTAG